A genomic region of Garra rufa unplaced genomic scaffold, GarRuf1.0 hap1_unplaced_713, whole genome shotgun sequence contains the following coding sequences:
- the LOC141317315 gene encoding uncharacterized protein produces MAFIKEENEDMRIEETFRVKHEDTEEQTDPMALKEESEVLNEIEEKDHDFINRQISFSCSQTSSIKRAQKTEDKPYTCQECGKNFTRLGNLGVHMRIHTGEKPYACKQCGKRFCQQGSLNVHVLKHTGEKPYTCQQCGRSFYQKAALSCHMRVHTGESLITCQQCGVSFTQKESFNRHMRIHNGEQSYTCDQCGMSFDQQENLKIHVRTHREKSYTCSECGKDFSQKRNLEDHMRILSGEQPYTCPQCGSRFNYKRHLEEHIRIHTGEKPFTCQHCGRSFNQKGNLNRHMRVHSGEKPFICGHCGRSFRKKASLKCHIDFSHVKE; encoded by the exons atggcatttatcaaagaggagaatgaagacatgaggattgaagaaacattcagagtcaaacatgaagatactgaggaacaaaccg ACCcaatggcactgaaagaggagagtgaagtactgaatgaaatagaagagaaagatcatgattttaTAAATAGACAAATATCTTTTAGCTGTTCACAGACTTCCTCAATAAAAAGGGCTCAAAAGACAGAAGATAAGCCGTACACATGCCAAGAGTGTGGAAAGAATTTCACTCGCCTTGGAAACCTTGGTgtccacatgaggattcacactggagagaaaccttatgcgtgcaaacaatgtggaaagcgTTTCTGTCAGCAAGGAAGTCTTAATGTACATGTTTTAaagcacactggagaaaaaccatatacctgccaacagtgtggaagaagtttctatCAGAAAGCAGCCCTTAGttgccacatgagagttcacactggagagagccttatcacctgccaacagtgtggagtaagtttcactcaaaaagaaagctttaacagacacatgagaattcacaatggagagcagtcttacacgtgtgatcagtgtggaatgagttttgatcaacaagaaaaccttaaaatccacgtaagaactcatagagagaaatcctacacctgctctgagtgtggaaaggaTTTCAGTCAAAAGCGAAACTTGGAAGACCATATGAGAATTCTCTCCGGAGaacaaccctacacatgccctcagtgcggaagtAGGTTCAATTATAAACGACACTTGGAAGAGCacataagaattcacactggagagaagcctttcacctgccagcattgtggaagaagtttcaaccaaaaaggaaaccttaacagacacatgagagttcactctggagagaaaccatttatatgtggtcactgcggaaGGAGTTTCAGAAAAAAAGCATCCCTTAAATGCCACATAGATTTTTCACATGTCAAAGAATGA